From Azospirillaceae bacterium, one genomic window encodes:
- a CDS encoding glycosyltransferase, whose amino-acid sequence MTTLMVASTGGHLAQLFRLADRLDGLDRDRVWVSFDCEQARTLLKGERTVFIPYIAERSTTGVLRAVGHAHRIVGQAGPITAVVSTGSAIALSFLPYAVCRGLEAHYIESAARVDQPSMTGRVLEKVPGVRLYRQYPQAAGGAWRYGGSVFDGFRGVPATSQGIRRAVVTVGTDKPFRRLVEAAAAILPDDVEVLWQTGHTPLDGLDIDARPFVPAAELEQAMRDADVVIAHAGCGSALSALSAGKYPVLVPRAPDHGEVVDRHQIEIARWLAECGLALTCEPEELGPDKLEAAASRAVRGLSDPPPFQLSRRQ is encoded by the coding sequence ATGACGACACTCATGGTTGCCAGCACGGGCGGCCACCTCGCACAGCTTTTCAGGCTGGCGGACAGGCTCGACGGGCTGGATCGGGACCGTGTCTGGGTCAGCTTCGACTGCGAACAGGCCCGCACCCTGCTGAAGGGCGAGCGGACGGTGTTCATCCCCTACATCGCAGAGCGCAGCACCACGGGCGTTCTGCGCGCCGTCGGCCATGCCCATAGGATCGTCGGCCAAGCCGGACCGATCACGGCCGTGGTCAGCACGGGTTCCGCCATCGCACTGTCCTTCCTGCCCTATGCCGTGTGCCGGGGCCTGGAGGCCCACTACATCGAAAGCGCCGCCCGGGTCGACCAACCCTCCATGACGGGCCGCGTCCTCGAAAAGGTTCCGGGCGTGCGCCTGTACCGGCAGTATCCGCAGGCGGCCGGTGGCGCCTGGCGGTACGGCGGCTCGGTCTTCGACGGCTTCCGCGGCGTCCCCGCCACGTCCCAGGGCATCCGGCGCGCCGTCGTGACGGTCGGGACGGACAAGCCGTTCCGTCGGCTGGTCGAGGCCGCGGCCGCAATCCTGCCCGACGACGTCGAAGTGCTTTGGCAGACCGGCCATACGCCGCTGGACGGGCTGGACATCGACGCCCGCCCCTTCGTCCCGGCGGCGGAACTCGAACAGGCCATGCGGGACGCCGACGTCGTGATCGCCCATGCCGGGTGTGGCTCCGCGCTGTCCGCGCTCTCGGCCGGCAAGTACCCGGTTCTGGTGCCCCGCGCCCCCGACCACGGCGAGGTGGTGGACAGGCACCAGATCGAGATCGCGCGCTGGCTGGCGGAGTGCGGCCTCGCACTCACGTGCGAACCCGAGGAACTCGGCCCGGACAAGCTCGAGGCGGCAGCGTCCCGCGCCGTCCGGGGCCTTTCGGATCCCCCACCGTTCCAACTGTCGAGGCGCCAATGA
- a CDS encoding sugar transferase has protein sequence MTLPATKQAPARRDGDAAVPQRPSYETAKRILDVGLTLVLLIPGLPVMLVIAILVRATSPGPVLFRQTRIGRHERPFTMLKFRTMRVGGDDAAHREYNTRELQGCRPAQAFDGTFKVDDPRTTRVGRVLRRYSLDELPQLLNVLRGEMSLVGPRPSLPWEVELYTLEQRRRHDCLPGMTGLWQVSGRNRIPMPEMLALDVAYARSRSLALDLWILVRTPYAVVFGSDTR, from the coding sequence ATGACGTTGCCGGCGACGAAGCAGGCCCCCGCGCGGCGGGACGGGGACGCGGCGGTTCCGCAACGCCCGAGCTACGAAACCGCCAAAAGGATCCTGGACGTCGGCCTGACCCTTGTTCTGCTGATCCCGGGCCTTCCCGTCATGCTCGTCATCGCCATCCTGGTGCGGGCCACCAGTCCAGGCCCGGTGCTGTTCCGGCAGACCCGGATCGGGCGGCACGAGCGGCCCTTCACCATGCTCAAGTTCCGGACGATGCGCGTGGGCGGCGACGATGCCGCGCACCGCGAATACAACACCCGCGAATTGCAGGGGTGCCGGCCGGCCCAGGCGTTCGACGGCACCTTCAAGGTCGACGATCCCCGCACCACCCGCGTCGGCCGCGTCCTGCGGCGCTACAGCCTGGACGAACTACCCCAGTTGCTGAACGTCTTGCGGGGCGAGATGTCGCTCGTCGGCCCCCGCCCGTCGCTGCCCTGGGAAGTCGAACTTTACACCCTCGAGCAACGGCGCCGTCACGACTGCCTGCCGGGCATGACCGGGCTGTGGCAGGTCAGCGGGCGCAACCGGATCCCCATGCCCGAGATGCTGGCGCTCGATGTCGCCTACGCGCGCTCGCGCTCCTTGGCCCTGGACCTGTGGATCCTGGTCCGGACGCCCTACGCCGTGGTCTTCGGAAGCGACACACGTTGA
- a CDS encoding GNAT family N-acetyltransferase, with translation MADHRLGSLFSSPPWIEALARTYGFTISASISPGRDGGNGILFSRVSDLRGDRIVCLPFSDYCDPLVEDAETWNELVAPILSFGLPVTFRCLRNELAVEDPRLATVGHGMWHGIDLTRTEDELWAGLSGSARQNIRKAQRGGVVVRETRSLDDIRTFHRMHLRLRKSKYRLLAQPLALFENLHDLFAPGERITVLLAEVDGEAVAGILLLEWGGTLYYKFNASTDPTLCPNDLLAWEGIRLGRRRGLRSLDFGNSDFVQPGLIRYKRKYATEERLITFLRWRPDGYADPRGEQASRTLGRLTQLLTAPEVPDDITGAGGEELYRYFC, from the coding sequence ATGGCCGACCATCGGCTGGGCAGCCTGTTCTCCTCCCCGCCTTGGATCGAGGCCCTGGCCCGGACCTACGGCTTCACCATCTCCGCGTCCATCTCGCCGGGACGCGACGGAGGCAACGGCATCCTGTTCAGCCGGGTGTCCGACCTGCGGGGCGACCGGATCGTCTGCCTGCCCTTCTCCGACTATTGCGATCCCCTGGTCGAGGATGCGGAGACCTGGAACGAATTGGTGGCGCCGATCCTGTCGTTCGGCCTGCCGGTGACCTTCAGGTGCCTGCGCAACGAGCTCGCCGTGGAGGATCCGCGGCTTGCGACCGTCGGCCACGGCATGTGGCACGGCATCGACCTGACGCGGACCGAGGACGAGCTGTGGGCGGGCCTGTCCGGGTCGGCACGGCAGAATATCCGGAAGGCGCAGCGCGGCGGCGTGGTCGTGCGGGAGACCAGGAGCCTGGACGACATCCGGACCTTCCACCGGATGCACCTGCGTCTCCGCAAGTCGAAGTACCGGCTCCTTGCCCAACCCCTCGCCCTTTTCGAGAACCTGCACGACCTGTTCGCACCGGGCGAACGCATCACCGTCCTGCTTGCGGAGGTCGACGGCGAAGCGGTCGCCGGCATCCTGCTGCTCGAGTGGGGCGGAACGCTCTATTACAAGTTCAACGCCTCCACCGATCCGACCCTGTGCCCGAACGACCTGCTGGCCTGGGAAGGCATCAGGCTCGGCCGTCGGCGCGGTCTCCGCAGCCTGGACTTCGGGAACTCGGATTTCGTGCAACCCGGCCTGATCCGGTACAAACGCAAGTACGCGACCGAAGAGCGCCTGATCACGTTTCTGCGCTGGCGCCCGGACGGCTACGCGGATCCGCGCGGCGAGCAGGCCAGCCGGACGCTCGGCCGCCTCACCCAGCTCCTCACCGCTCCGGAAGTCCCCGACGACATTACGGGCGCCGGCGGCGAGGAACTCTACCGCTACTTCTGCTGA
- a CDS encoding DegT/DnrJ/EryC1/StrS family aminotransferase has product MAIPFLDLRAMHDEIRDELNDAWDRVVRTGAFIGGEFVERFEAEWSAYCGTAHCVGLSDGTAALELSLRALGIGAGDEVIVPGNTFIATAEAVAKTGARPVFIDVDPSTHLITADGVRSAVTPRTAAVIVVHLYGQPADMDAIARTARAAGIAVVEDAAQAHGAQWNGRRAGALSDAACFSFYPGKNLGAFGDAGAVVTNDPSLAERVRMMGNHGRPPGRPEIHNLVGGTNRLDGLQAAVLSIKLKRLDGWNARRARAAARYAQALAGLPVRLVTTAPGAVSSHHLAVIEADHRDELRRRLADEGISTGIHYPVPCHHQVAFRTTDGSGRVPSLPVVENLARRILSLPMFPHLTARQIRQVANAIARALDDTQTTAAGTRRAARIDVNPEPSAATHGREAR; this is encoded by the coding sequence ATGGCCATACCCTTCCTCGACCTGCGCGCGATGCACGACGAAATCCGGGACGAACTGAACGACGCCTGGGACCGGGTTGTCCGGACCGGCGCCTTCATTGGGGGCGAATTCGTCGAAAGGTTCGAGGCCGAGTGGTCCGCCTACTGCGGCACGGCGCACTGTGTCGGCCTGTCGGATGGCACGGCGGCCCTGGAATTGAGCCTGCGGGCGCTCGGCATCGGAGCGGGCGACGAGGTGATCGTTCCCGGCAATACGTTCATCGCCACGGCGGAGGCGGTGGCCAAGACCGGGGCGCGACCGGTCTTCATCGATGTCGATCCGTCCACCCACCTGATCACTGCGGACGGTGTCCGGAGCGCCGTCACACCGCGGACGGCCGCCGTGATCGTCGTCCATCTCTACGGCCAGCCGGCGGACATGGACGCCATCGCCCGGACGGCCCGCGCCGCCGGGATCGCCGTCGTCGAGGATGCCGCCCAGGCGCACGGTGCGCAATGGAACGGCAGACGGGCCGGCGCACTGTCCGATGCGGCGTGCTTCAGCTTCTATCCCGGCAAGAACCTGGGCGCGTTCGGGGATGCCGGGGCTGTCGTCACCAACGATCCCTCTTTGGCCGAACGCGTCCGCATGATGGGCAACCATGGACGCCCGCCGGGCAGGCCTGAAATCCACAACCTGGTCGGCGGCACAAACCGGCTCGACGGCCTTCAGGCGGCGGTTCTTTCGATCAAGCTGAAACGGCTGGACGGTTGGAATGCCCGGCGCGCACGGGCGGCGGCACGGTATGCGCAGGCTCTCGCCGGGCTTCCGGTGAGGCTCGTCACGACCGCCCCCGGTGCCGTGAGCAGCCACCACCTCGCCGTGATCGAGGCCGACCATCGCGACGAACTGCGGCGGCGTTTGGCCGACGAAGGCATCTCCACGGGCATCCACTATCCGGTGCCCTGCCATCATCAAGTGGCCTTCCGGACCACCGACGGGTCGGGGCGCGTCCCCAGCCTGCCGGTGGTGGAGAATCTGGCCCGCAGGATCCTGTCCTTGCCGATGTTCCCGCATCTCACTGCACGGCAGATCCGGCAGGTGGCCAACGCCATCGCACGCGCACTGGACGACACGCAAACGACGGCGGCCGGGACACGCAGGGCGGCCCGGATCGACGTCAATCCCGAACCGTCGGCAGCCACGCACGGGAGGGAGGCGAGATGA